From Paenibacillus graminis:
TCTATTTATGTATGAGGCAGCTGTTTCCAACGCGGGCAGGCGGTATTTTTGCCATGTTCTTCATTGCCATCAATCCCTGGCATATTATGATGTCCAGATGGGCGCTGGAATCCAATTTGTTCCCTACCCTGATTCTGATTGCCGTCTATTGTCTGCTGAAATCCTTTCAGACCCCCAAGTGGTCTTACGGCTTTACGGTTATCATGGCAATTTCGCTATATGCGTACGGAACAGCCTACTTTTTTGTGCCGGTATTTGCTATCTGTGCCGCATTTCTTCTATTGTATAGTAGAACCTTGAAATTAAGGGTACTGGTATGGAATGTTGTTTTTTTTGTAGTCCTGGCTCTGCCTATACTATTGTTTATAATAATTAATCATTACGGACTTCAAGAGGTTGCCACCAAGCTTTTTACGATCCCCAGATTAACCATGCCCAGGGTGGAGCAGATTTCCTCTGTATTCGGCGGAGAACTTCTGCACACAGCTTCCAGCAACTTCAGCAGGTTTATTGAGCTGATGCGCAGCGGGAACGACGGACTGCCCTGGAATGCCATATCTCCATACGGTTATGCTTACCCGATCGCGCTGCCCATTGCTCTGCTTGGGCTAATTGTCCTGACTTATGAGCTGTATCAGCGCGGGCGCGGGGGGCTTGGGCATATAACCGTATTGCTCTGGCTGGGAATCGCTATCCTGATGTCCTTGATCACTGACGTGAACATTAACCGGATTAATATCATTTTCTATCCGCTGATTATGCTGGTTGCCACAGCTGTATTCTGGCTGTATCGGAAGCTGAAGCTTGCCGCTATGTTGTCGGTAGCCGCATTTGCTGTGCTGTTTGGCTTTTTTACAAACGCCTATTTTGGCAAGTTTCCTGAGGAGATTGGCCCGGCCTTTTATGATTCACTGGGAGAGGCTATACAGTACGCTTCAGAAACAGCCGGCGGTGATATTTATGTCACAGATAAAGTCAACATGCCCTATATTTATGTGCTTTTTTATGAGAAAATCAATCCGCATGACTTTCTGCATTCGGTCAAATATATCAATCCCGGTGATGCTTTTCAGATGGTGTCTTCCTTTGGACGATACAAATTTGGCGCTCCGGGTATTGAGCCGGGACAGGCGGCATATATCTTTGGGAACAACGACCCCGTGCCTGCTGTGAACGGTGGGTACACGATTAAGAAATTTACTAATTTCAGTGTGCTTATTTATGACAATACGGAAGGTGTTGCTGCTTCGAATGTTGAAGGAGTTCAGGCGGAAGTGCCTAATGGGGGTTTTGAAGAGGGCACCACGGGCTGGAGCTTTTCAGCGGGAACGGGTGTGGCCGGCAATAATCCTTACTCGGGAGCAAGCCAGGCTTATCTAGACATAGGTCCGGACAAAAACATACGGCAGACCTTTACCGCCCGTACAGGTACCTATAAAGTAACCGCTATGGTGTGCGCGGGAGGTTCTGGAGGAAAAATGGGCATCCGGGTAAATGGTATTGTAAGAGCGGAAGCTGAACTGACTGCAGGGGATAAATATCACACTGTTGTACTTCCGGGTGCGTCCCTCAAGCAGGGCGAGCAGGCAGAGATTTACATAACCGGCGGGAATGGCTGGATTAACATTGACGAGGTGAGGTTGGAACGATGATCAGGAGTACACGCACGGCCGCAATGTTGGTTTTAATGCTGTTATTGTTCATTCTTCCTGTAACAAGCAGTTATGCAGCGGGCAATTTACTGCAGAATCCGGGCTTTGAGGATGGGGAGGAGGGTGCCCCTGCAGGGTGGACCAAGGACATGTGGATCCCGGGGGACAGCTCAGGGCTGCTCTCGGTGCAGTCTGAGGAAGTCCATTCCGGTACCAGGGCTGCGGTTATTGAGAATCTGGAACCCAACCACCTCAAATGGGTGCAGACGATTGCAGTCTCGCCTAAAAGCTATTATAAGATCTCCGGTTATGTCAAAATCGTCAGCACTGCAGGCCAGGGACTGGGTGCAAACATTTTCCCTGTAGGCATTGGAGGGGGGTATCCCGCTACCACGGATACAGGCGGAAATTGGCAGTACCTTGAATTCTACGGCCAAACCGGCTCCGGTCAAAAAGAGCTTGGCATTGGTGCAGCCTTGGGCGGCTATGCCAGTCTGATTCAGGGAAAAGCCTACTTTGATGATCTGTCGGTAGAGCAGGTGGATGCCGCTCCTGAGGGAGCCGGTGTCATCTCGCTCGACAGCGGAGCGGCAGCAGCCCAGAACGGAGGCGGCCAGGCTGCGGAGACCCCGCATAAGGTATCACCTGCCAAGCTGCTGCTGCTGTCGGCAGTGTTTAGTGTTTTTTTCGCTTTTTTCTATAATAGGGCGTTCCGCAGTGAACGGCTTCTGAAGCAGCCGGATGCTGTCTATACCCGGTGGCTCTATGTGGTTTTCGGCGCGGCCTTGATCCTGCGGATCTGGATTGGTTTGACCGCGCAGGGATATCAGAATGACATGAATACCTTTATCGCCTGGGGCCAGCGTATTGTAGACCTGGGGCCGGGCAAGTTCTATGAAGAGGGATATTTTGCTGATTATCCTCCAGGTTATTTGTACATATTGTATGTGCTGAGCCTCATTCGCGGACTGTTCGGATTTGCGCACGGCTCAGGGGGAGAAACACTGCTCTTCAAGCTGCCGGCAATTCTTTCCGATCTGGTGCTGGGCTGGCTGATTTACCGGGCAGGACGTAAGAAACTGGGTTCCGGCATGGCTGTCGGCCTGATGCTCCTGTTCCTGTTCAATCCGGCGGTGCTGATGGATTCTGCCGCTTGGGGGCAGGCGGACTCTTTCTTTTTAGTATTTCTGCTGCTGAGTATTCTGGGCGCATCGGAACAACGCTTTGTGCGCTCGGCAATCTTCTTCGCCCTGGCCACGCTTGTTAAACCGCAGGCGCTGATTTTCACTCCTGTACTGCTGTTTGCCTTCTACCATCACCGTGCCTGGAAGCAGCTTGCGGCCGGCGCCCTTTACGGGCTTGGCATCTTTGCAGTACTGGCGGCTCCATTCTTCTGGAATAACGGCGGAATTGGCGGGCTGGTTGATCTTTATAAGGGAACCCTATCCTCCTATCCCTATTCTACGGTGAATGCTTTTAATCTATATGCGCTGACCGATCCGTTGTGGGCTTCGATTGATTCTATGTGGCTGGGTATTACTTACCGGGCATGGGGGTTTATTTTCATCCTGGCGGCCGTTGCCCTTGCAGCGTATTACTCTTTCAAAAAAGACCGCAAAGAGCTCTCAAAGTCCTTCTTTATCGGTATGGTTCTCATCACAATCGTATTTGTATTCGGGACAAAAATGCATGAACGGTACATGTACCCGGCATTGCTGCTATGTCTGTTCACTTATATCGAGAGCCGGGACCGCCGGTTCCTGACGCTGTTTCTCGGATTTACTTTGACTCAGTATCTTAACGTAGGGTACACGCTGGCCCATCTGAATGCCGGCAATAATCCGCCCTCCGACGGTATTGTATTAGTGACTGCGATTGCCAATATTGTTTTGGCTTTATACATGCTGTATGTAGGGTATGCAGTATATGTGCGGAAAGAAATTAAGCCCATTCTTCCCCCGGCTGCGGCGGCAGAGAAATATGATGCGGACATGGAACTGGCCGAGGGGATGCGTCCTCTTCCTAAGGGCACCAGCCGGATAGGGCTGCCCAAGCTGCAGCGCAAAGACTGGATCTGGATGCTGGGCATTACCGCCGTCTATACGGCGCTTGCTTTATTTCATCTGGGCTCTACCAAAGCTCCGGAAACCTTGTGGGAACCGGCCGCCAGCGGCGAAAGCTTTGTTGTGGACCTTGGACAGAGCAGACAGCTTGAGCGGGTAAATATATTCGGCGGTGTCGGGACCGGCAAATTCAGACTGGAATTCAGCCAGTCGCCGGATGCCTGGAGCGGCCCGCTGGATGTCAACGAGGATGTCGGCAATGTGTTTATCTGGAAAAGCCAGCCTTTGAACGTTGCCGCAAGATATGTGAAGCTGACCGTTACTTCTCCAGGATTCACATTGAATGAAATGGCCTTCTATGAACAGGGGGGAGGCAAAAAGCCGCTTCCGGTCACAAGCGTTACACCTGATGCCGCAACTGCCAAAAGGGGACAGCCGTCCAACCTGTTTGATGAACAATCGATCATTCCGGAGAATTCCGGGTTTATGAACAGCACCTATTTTGATGAAATTTATCATGCCCGTACAGCTTATGAGTATGCACACGGTATCGTTCCGTATGAGAATACCCACCCGCCTCTTGGCAAGCTGCTAATCTCTGTGGGGATGGAGCTGTTTGGCGTCAATCCGTTCGGCTGGCGGATTATCGGCACGCTCTTTGGTATTGCCATGCTGCCGCTGATCTATATAATGGCTCTGAGGCTTTTCAAAAAGAGTCTCTATGCCGCTCTTGCCGCAGGATTGTTCGCACTTGATTTCATGCATTTCACCCAGACGCGCATCTCAACCATCGACGTCTACGGTGTATTCTTCATCATGCTGATGTTCTATTTTATGCAGCGGTATTTCACAATGAGCTTCTATCGCGTTCCGCTGCGCCGGACGCTGGTGCCGCTATTCTGGTCGGG
This genomic window contains:
- a CDS encoding glycosyltransferase family 39 protein, translating into MYRSCIDNPWPLALFVLGAIVRIVYLGSIPAGLNQDEASIGYDAYAILHYGIDRNGIHLPIHLIAWGSGQNALYAYLSMPFIWLFGLTPLSVRALSLVMGLLGMIFFYLCMRQLFPTRAGGIFAMFFIAINPWHIMMSRWALESNLFPTLILIAVYCLLKSFQTPKWSYGFTVIMAISLYAYGTAYFFVPVFAICAAFLLLYSRTLKLRVLVWNVVFFVVLALPILLFIIINHYGLQEVATKLFTIPRLTMPRVEQISSVFGGELLHTASSNFSRFIELMRSGNDGLPWNAISPYGYAYPIALPIALLGLIVLTYELYQRGRGGLGHITVLLWLGIAILMSLITDVNINRINIIFYPLIMLVATAVFWLYRKLKLAAMLSVAAFAVLFGFFTNAYFGKFPEEIGPAFYDSLGEAIQYASETAGGDIYVTDKVNMPYIYVLFYEKINPHDFLHSVKYINPGDAFQMVSSFGRYKFGAPGIEPGQAAYIFGNNDPVPAVNGGYTIKKFTNFSVLIYDNTEGVAASNVEGVQAEVPNGGFEEGTTGWSFSAGTGVAGNNPYSGASQAYLDIGPDKNIRQTFTARTGTYKVTAMVCAGGSGGKMGIRVNGIVRAEAELTAGDKYHTVVLPGASLKQGEQAEIYITGGNGWINIDEVRLER
- a CDS encoding glycosyltransferase family 39 protein, which gives rise to MIRSTRTAAMLVLMLLLFILPVTSSYAAGNLLQNPGFEDGEEGAPAGWTKDMWIPGDSSGLLSVQSEEVHSGTRAAVIENLEPNHLKWVQTIAVSPKSYYKISGYVKIVSTAGQGLGANIFPVGIGGGYPATTDTGGNWQYLEFYGQTGSGQKELGIGAALGGYASLIQGKAYFDDLSVEQVDAAPEGAGVISLDSGAAAAQNGGGQAAETPHKVSPAKLLLLSAVFSVFFAFFYNRAFRSERLLKQPDAVYTRWLYVVFGAALILRIWIGLTAQGYQNDMNTFIAWGQRIVDLGPGKFYEEGYFADYPPGYLYILYVLSLIRGLFGFAHGSGGETLLFKLPAILSDLVLGWLIYRAGRKKLGSGMAVGLMLLFLFNPAVLMDSAAWGQADSFFLVFLLLSILGASEQRFVRSAIFFALATLVKPQALIFTPVLLFAFYHHRAWKQLAAGALYGLGIFAVLAAPFFWNNGGIGGLVDLYKGTLSSYPYSTVNAFNLYALTDPLWASIDSMWLGITYRAWGFIFILAAVALAAYYSFKKDRKELSKSFFIGMVLITIVFVFGTKMHERYMYPALLLCLFTYIESRDRRFLTLFLGFTLTQYLNVGYTLAHLNAGNNPPSDGIVLVTAIANIVLALYMLYVGYAVYVRKEIKPILPPAAAAEKYDADMELAEGMRPLPKGTSRIGLPKLQRKDWIWMLGITAVYTALALFHLGSTKAPETLWEPAASGESFVVDLGQSRQLERVNIFGGVGTGKFRLEFSQSPDAWSGPLDVNEDVGNVFIWKSQPLNVAARYVKLTVTSPGFTLNEMAFYEQGGGKKPLPVTSVTPDAATAKRGQPSNLFDEQSIIPENSGFMNSTYFDEIYHARTAYEYAHGIVPYENTHPPLGKLLISVGMELFGVNPFGWRIIGTLFGIAMLPLIYIMALRLFKKSLYAALAAGLFALDFMHFTQTRISTIDVYGVFFIMLMFYFMQRYFTMSFYRVPLRRTLVPLFWSGLFFGIGVASKWIVIYGGAGLAIILALALFERYREYRAAGRLLAEGRVGDQELKAACRTADGSFWKNTIVTLLSCVLFFVIIPGVIYSLSFIPVLSVSADGYTFKGLIDAQKNMYNYHSQLVATHPFASSWWEWPFMKRPVWFFSGGEGLPEGQVSSIVTMGNPLIWWTGIFAMLASVWFTVKRKDKNLYMIWIGFFSQYVPWMLVPRETFLYHYFAMVPFMILAIVYIMKLLDSKYPEARYMRYAYVAVAALLFVMFYPVLSGMQVSKDYVDVVLRWFPSWVF